A window of Cryomorphaceae bacterium contains these coding sequences:
- a CDS encoding toxin-antitoxin system YwqK family antitoxin: MKQLFTTLAACALFLILPQALMAQEKTERFEELFSNGQLKTEGYYDAKGKKHGEWKEYYRNGELLSVKQFKHGFFDGKNITYYKNGHMLAEGEYSDGVPHGRFADYDEKGRIYQERVFQNGVLHGTHIIYFTNGEVNEKINYREGKLHGLVKTYYKSGQLMTQQQYEEGNPVGYFTTYKRNGKLRSREWMEMDFERPEPLPEQQATPETNQ, encoded by the coding sequence ATGAAACAACTGTTCACCACCCTTGCGGCATGTGCACTTTTCCTGATCCTGCCCCAGGCTTTGATGGCCCAGGAGAAAACAGAGCGTTTTGAAGAGTTGTTTTCCAACGGCCAACTCAAAACCGAAGGCTATTACGACGCCAAAGGCAAAAAACACGGTGAGTGGAAAGAGTACTATCGCAATGGTGAATTGCTTTCCGTGAAACAGTTTAAGCACGGCTTTTTCGACGGCAAAAACATCACCTACTACAAAAACGGGCACATGCTGGCCGAAGGAGAATACTCAGACGGAGTGCCCCACGGTCGCTTTGCCGATTACGACGAAAAAGGTCGAATCTACCAGGAACGTGTTTTTCAAAACGGCGTGCTGCACGGAACCCATATCATCTACTTTACCAATGGCGAGGTAAACGAAAAAATCAACTACCGCGAAGGCAAATTGCACGGACTGGTGAAAACCTATTACAAGAGCGGGCAGTTAATGACTCAGCAACAATACGAAGAAGGGAATCCCGTAGGCTACTTCACCACCTACAAACGCAACGGAAAGCTCCGCAGCAGAGAGTGGATGGAAATGGATTTTGAACGCCCGGAACCTCTTCCTGAACAACAAGCAACACCCGAAACAAATCAATAA